Proteins encoded together in one Bacteroidota bacterium window:
- a CDS encoding class I SAM-dependent methyltransferase — protein MRFLILSARKFKGYFLKLRLHGLLSWITGPALSLFYLSRLSAWVRQIPRPELNDFYVPDRNYERRYRLYEHLLKNHTQASFNYLEFGVARGVSFRWWLSNVPEPTCRFFGFDTFTGLPEDWTLFKAGDMSADGSFPDVGGDQRAVFLKGTFQETLPGFLDSFADDRQKILHLDADIYTSTLFVLTQFGTRLRKGDVLLFDEFNVPMHEFRAFLDFTSSYYIRLRLVAAVNNYYQAAFIVEETPYQL, from the coding sequence ATGAGATTTTTAATCCTTTCCGCCAGAAAATTCAAAGGCTATTTTCTTAAACTCCGTTTACACGGTTTGTTGTCATGGATAACCGGTCCGGCTCTGTCCCTGTTTTATCTTTCCCGGCTGTCGGCATGGGTCAGGCAGATTCCCCGGCCGGAGCTGAACGATTTTTATGTGCCCGACCGCAATTACGAGCGCCGGTACCGGTTGTATGAGCATCTGCTGAAAAATCATACTCAGGCCTCGTTCAACTATCTGGAATTCGGGGTCGCCCGGGGTGTTTCCTTCCGCTGGTGGCTGTCGAATGTGCCAGAGCCAACCTGCCGCTTTTTTGGTTTCGATACGTTTACCGGGTTGCCCGAAGACTGGACTCTGTTTAAGGCAGGTGACATGTCGGCGGATGGTTCCTTTCCCGATGTGGGAGGTGACCAGCGGGCTGTCTTTCTGAAAGGAACTTTTCAGGAAACCCTTCCCGGTTTTCTGGATTCGTTTGCAGATGACCGTCAAAAGATTCTGCATCTCGATGCAGATATTTACACATCCACCCTTTTTGTTCTCACTCAGTTTGGTACACGCCTGAGGAAAGGTGATGTTCTCCTTTTTGATGAATTCAATGTGCCGATGCATGAGTTCAGAGCGTTTCTCGATTTCACTTCGTCCTACTACATCAGACTGCGGTTGGTAGCCGCGGTGAATAATTACTATCAGGCGGCTTTTATCGTTGAGGAAACGCCTTACCAGCTGTAA
- a CDS encoding T9SS type A sorting domain-containing protein, translated as MTSQSLVLSFLATCLTQTIIFKPADAQINPYDRLILQHTGIDFLPASDTPKLLLRVMEGTHETSYRYDSRDSLISATVAEAGEVVYTDSYHRFQDGRLQSVTRLSSGQEEIRWSAEYDSEKRPIVVQFVQRDNNRWGYSPICLTGYENEWSFRDSVSYDEQGRVAAIRRTLMSRSGQPLEYRTMEYTFRRMGAEKTTLMTVKDVSGNVWGTIRTEDRNLNLFYPASQKVFTNSVLKGFAHHNSESVPWLETTLTYSALNWRPVSRKSSEILENGHEFNPEIQRESFEWEGDRLTKWIHPKRGVLELSYDDQGRLTSIGQMKFFYVEKGPAASTEVQTSFTVSVYPNPFNPATTVQWNQISEGPVTMQVFDLTGRLIEETGSEWMPAGNHSRVINLSGYASGILMLKVQAGSQRSVQKLFLMK; from the coding sequence ATGACATCACAAAGTCTCGTTCTTTCCTTTCTGGCCACCTGCCTGACTCAAACCATTATTTTTAAACCAGCCGATGCTCAGATTAATCCGTATGACCGGCTGATTTTACAACACACAGGAATCGATTTTCTGCCTGCTTCAGATACTCCCAAGCTTCTGTTACGTGTGATGGAGGGAACACACGAAACCTCTTATCGATATGATTCACGAGACAGTCTGATTTCTGCAACAGTGGCCGAAGCGGGAGAGGTGGTTTATACCGATTCATATCACCGTTTTCAGGATGGAAGACTTCAGTCGGTCACCCGTCTTTCATCCGGGCAAGAGGAAATCCGTTGGTCGGCAGAATATGATTCAGAAAAACGGCCCATTGTTGTACAATTTGTACAGAGGGATAACAATCGCTGGGGCTATTCCCCAATTTGTCTTACTGGCTATGAAAATGAGTGGTCCTTTCGGGATTCAGTTTCCTATGACGAACAGGGACGGGTTGCGGCCATCAGACGGACGCTGATGTCGCGGTCTGGTCAGCCATTAGAATATCGGACGATGGAGTATACTTTTCGCAGGATGGGTGCTGAAAAGACCACCCTCATGACCGTGAAAGATGTGAGCGGAAATGTGTGGGGAACCATTCGGACTGAAGACCGGAATTTGAATCTGTTTTATCCTGCCAGCCAGAAAGTGTTTACCAACAGTGTGTTGAAAGGTTTTGCACACCACAATTCAGAGTCGGTGCCCTGGTTGGAAACAACCCTGACCTATTCTGCATTGAACTGGAGACCAGTCAGCCGGAAATCTTCAGAGATTCTGGAAAACGGACATGAATTCAATCCGGAGATCCAGAGAGAATCCTTTGAATGGGAGGGTGATCGCTTGACCAAATGGATTCATCCGAAAAGAGGGGTTCTTGAGTTGTCATATGATGATCAGGGTCGGCTCACATCGATCGGGCAGATGAAATTTTTCTACGTCGAAAAGGGACCGGCTGCTTCAACAGAAGTCCAGACATCTTTTACCGTATCGGTGTACCCCAATCCGTTCAATCCCGCTACCACGGTTCAATGGAATCAAATTTCAGAGGGTCCTGTGACCATGCAGGTTTTTGATCTCACAGGCCGCCTGATCGAGGAAACTGGTTCTGAGTGGATGCCTGCAGGAAACCACTCCCGGGTGATCAATCTGTCTGGTTATGCATCAGGAATCCTGATGTTAAAAGTGCAGGCAGGTAGTCAGCGCTCGGTTCAGAAACTATTTCTGATGAAATAA
- the xth gene encoding exodeoxyribonuclease III produces the protein MKLISWNVNGIRAVQKKGFIDWVMKEQPDILGIQETKASPDQLDQQLLEIPGYHVFFDSAEKKGYSGTAVYTKKKPVSFSAGLGIAEFDTEGRTCRLDFEDFVFFNIYFPNGGRGDDRVQFKLRFYDAFLGICEDLRKQGRPVVACGDYNTAHKDIDLARPKENQKTSGFLPEERAWLDKYVGMGYLDTFRQFDTSPEKYTWWDQRFNSRERNVGWRIDYFFVTPDLKSRLESAFILDQVMGSDHCPVGIVLK, from the coding sequence ATGAAACTGATCTCCTGGAACGTGAATGGAATTCGGGCAGTGCAGAAAAAGGGATTTATCGATTGGGTGATGAAGGAACAACCCGATATACTTGGAATTCAGGAGACGAAAGCATCTCCCGATCAGCTCGACCAGCAGTTGCTGGAAATTCCCGGATACCATGTTTTTTTCGATTCCGCGGAAAAAAAGGGTTACAGTGGAACGGCGGTTTACACAAAGAAAAAACCTGTTTCCTTTTCGGCCGGACTTGGGATCGCCGAGTTTGATACCGAAGGCAGAACCTGCCGGCTCGATTTTGAGGACTTTGTTTTCTTCAATATTTACTTTCCCAATGGCGGCCGCGGCGACGACCGGGTTCAGTTTAAACTGCGGTTTTACGATGCGTTTCTTGGAATTTGTGAAGACCTGCGTAAACAGGGCCGGCCGGTGGTAGCCTGCGGGGATTACAACACAGCGCACAAGGATATTGACCTGGCACGTCCGAAGGAAAACCAGAAAACCAGTGGATTTCTGCCTGAAGAAAGAGCCTGGCTTGATAAATATGTGGGAATGGGCTACCTCGATACGTTCCGCCAATTTGATACATCGCCAGAGAAATACACCTGGTGGGATCAGCGGTTCAACAGCCGGGAAAGGAATGTCGGCTGGCGGATCGACTATTTCTTCGTGACGCCCGATCTGAAATCCCGGCTGGAATCGGCATTTATCCTCGATCAGGTGATGGGATCGGATCACTGTCCGGTGGGAATAGTCCTGAAATGA
- a CDS encoding ABC transporter permease: MFMLGIQRQVSSVVLIRQILFTGYEALTLVSVIAIAIGGIIIIQGHLVITGFANSDLLYIILVSVIVRELSGLMTAFIIISRSGTAISTELGNMSVNHEVESLTAMGISPISYLVAPRVFGVVVSMITLTIYFNVAGLLGGWAVSSLFVSVSIDDFFYKLLSEVTVTDMLAVLGKSIVFGLTVGLIASYHGLQVRYASTEVPQRTIKSVVHSLLWMVIIDVLFALGLYVI, translated from the coding sequence ATGTTCATGCTGGGTATACAGAGGCAGGTCTCCTCGGTGGTACTCATCCGGCAGATTCTGTTCACCGGTTACGAGGCACTGACTCTGGTTTCGGTCATTGCCATTGCCATTGGCGGGATTATCATCATTCAGGGGCATCTGGTGATAACCGGATTCGCCAATTCAGACCTGCTCTATATCATTCTGGTCTCGGTTATCGTCAGGGAATTGTCTGGCCTGATGACCGCTTTTATCATTATCTCCCGATCTGGAACCGCCATATCCACCGAACTGGGAAACATGTCGGTGAATCATGAGGTTGAATCGCTCACCGCCATGGGAATCTCCCCGATCTCGTATCTGGTTGCACCGCGTGTGTTCGGGGTGGTGGTCTCCATGATCACTCTCACCATTTATTTCAATGTGGCCGGGTTGCTGGGAGGATGGGCCGTCTCTTCCCTGTTTGTCTCGGTTTCAATTGATGACTTCTTTTATAAATTGCTGTCTGAAGTTACCGTCACCGATATGCTGGCCGTGCTCGGAAAGTCCATTGTCTTTGGCCTGACTGTCGGCCTGATCGCCTCCTATCATGGTCTTCAGGTCCGGTATGCCTCCACGGAAGTTCCGCAAAGAACAATCAAATCGGTGGTGCATTCGCTTCTGTGGATGGTGATCATAGACGTGTTATTTGCGCTGGGGTTGTATGTCATCTGA
- a CDS encoding ATP-binding cassette domain-containing protein, with amino-acid sequence MSSDASFLSLNSVTFGQESRLLIQHFSLAIARSGFTVLFGGTGSGKTLVMKLLAGIYHPHEGEVLVDGMVVGNLTPAESTRLKRRMGFVFQDAALISNLSIRENLMLPLNQHLPDLTIEEKTDQIKNMLTRFGIIQSIDRRPADLSLTQRRLAGWARALMTGPDILLADDPLTGIDPVNRKRLMMELASLKASGTTVVCATQSLIGLDELADKIAVLDHGTLIDFGSLDDIHDSTHAITTRLLADDRQTHMINRT; translated from the coding sequence ATGTCATCTGACGCCAGTTTTCTTTCCCTCAACTCGGTTACCTTCGGACAGGAATCCCGCCTGCTCATTCAGCATTTTTCCCTGGCCATTGCACGGTCCGGGTTTACCGTACTGTTCGGCGGAACCGGCTCGGGAAAGACGCTGGTCATGAAACTGCTGGCCGGAATTTACCATCCGCATGAGGGAGAAGTTCTGGTGGATGGAATGGTGGTGGGTAACCTCACGCCTGCAGAGTCGACCCGCTTAAAACGACGAATGGGATTTGTGTTTCAGGATGCCGCCCTGATTTCGAATCTTTCCATCAGGGAAAATCTGATGCTTCCGCTGAATCAGCACCTGCCCGACCTGACCATTGAGGAAAAAACCGATCAGATCAAAAACATGCTGACCCGCTTTGGAATCATCCAATCCATTGACCGCCGACCGGCCGATCTCTCTCTGACTCAGCGCCGACTGGCCGGCTGGGCCCGTGCCCTCATGACCGGACCCGATATTCTGCTGGCGGATGATCCCCTCACCGGTATTGATCCCGTTAACCGCAAACGACTCATGATGGAACTGGCTTCCCTGAAGGCAAGCGGAACCACGGTCGTCTGTGCCACACAAAGTCTGATCGGCCTGGATGAACTGGCCGACAAAATTGCCGTACTGGATCACGGAACCTTGATTGATTTCGGATCTCTTGATGATATTCATGACAGTACACATGCCATTACCACCCGTTTGCTGGCCGATGACCGGCAGACTCACATGATTAACCGGACCTGA
- a CDS encoding MCE family protein — MAFKFKHANRIVGIFVFSALALLVGGLILVAMQQKVFVKKYTFRALFLDAEGLSSSTSINFKGYEIGRITDFRLNDQNLIDAEFYVVEEYRGKLVENSALNKAKNPLTGTSKIELLQGPDLTRVLPEGSLIPSINVPDGRRLVELGLVEKTGDPIASMVANLDQFLDNLNRDNNVRGGAVFRAMVNLANAAEKLDQTLLEVTTTVEKLNREYRPGDGQLFTAINRLTLLAEELDRTADQVNQTLSKADVLIENYQSPDELAVKMIDPTREKLITPVSELMIKLNRTMEEMNDLLNFVNTRQPELADLILQGRTTIQTAKKTLEGVNNNPLIRGGITPQPQQDPEGLPNRPGTERP; from the coding sequence ATGGCTTTCAAATTCAAACATGCCAACCGGATCGTCGGAATTTTCGTGTTTTCCGCGCTGGCTTTACTTGTGGGCGGCCTTATCCTGGTGGCCATGCAGCAAAAGGTGTTTGTGAAGAAATACACCTTCCGGGCCCTCTTCCTCGATGCCGAAGGTCTTTCTTCTTCCACCTCGATTAATTTCAAAGGATATGAAATCGGGCGGATTACCGACTTCCGGCTGAATGATCAGAACCTGATTGATGCCGAGTTTTATGTGGTCGAGGAATACCGTGGGAAATTGGTCGAAAACTCGGCGCTGAACAAGGCGAAAAACCCATTGACCGGTACCAGTAAAATTGAATTGCTTCAGGGTCCCGACCTGACCAGGGTTCTTCCTGAAGGCAGCCTGATTCCCAGCATCAATGTTCCCGATGGCCGGCGTCTGGTTGAACTCGGCCTGGTCGAAAAAACCGGTGACCCGATTGCCTCCATGGTTGCCAATCTGGATCAGTTTCTTGATAATCTGAACCGCGATAACAACGTACGGGGCGGAGCGGTTTTCCGGGCCATGGTGAATCTGGCCAATGCCGCAGAAAAGCTTGATCAGACCCTGCTCGAGGTCACCACCACTGTCGAAAAACTGAACCGCGAATACCGGCCCGGTGACGGACAGTTGTTCACCGCCATCAACCGGCTAACCCTGCTTGCCGAAGAACTGGACAGGACGGCTGATCAGGTCAACCAGACGTTGTCCAAAGCCGATGTACTGATTGAGAACTACCAGTCCCCCGATGAACTGGCCGTGAAAATGATTGACCCGACCCGGGAAAAACTGATCACTCCCGTCAGTGAGCTGATGATCAAACTGAACCGGACCATGGAAGAAATGAATGATCTTCTCAACTTTGTGAATACCAGACAACCCGAACTGGCCGATCTGATCCTGCAGGGAAGAACCACCATTCAAACAGCCAAAAAAACCCTTGAAGGAGTAAACAACAATCCACTCATCCGGGGAGGAATCACACCTCAGCCACAGCAGGATCCCGAAGGACTTCCGAACCGTCCGGGAACGGAGAGGCCATGA
- a CDS encoding tetratricopeptide repeat protein gives MKKLICILTPILFAACSSLPESQPVSPASSPVTGALRSGYQSLRSGDTERARGLFEQSYGQATLHDDIPLKIRSGLAMARVARQAGDQIAARRWEIQSRKLIDLWEPDYLIYHTLYQAERFWLLGRTDSIRQITGDFDGKHPWLAVQLQAYRVLAFQDQSGVKDEVNRLESMALDLSDPSINESEDPGALAFAWYTAGRSRFRLGDYKSALENYEQARLADQKSGNASGLADDLSGIAQSYEKLGKPGEAESAALRSWEINAQLNRQPDRDLSQAFWLELRLAHDPSARVQLEQLMRSTTHQPLADRLRQRFFR, from the coding sequence ATGAAAAAACTGATTTGTATTCTGACTCCGATACTTTTTGCCGCCTGCTCTTCCCTGCCAGAAAGCCAACCGGTCTCACCGGCCTCCTCTCCAGTGACCGGCGCGCTGCGGTCAGGTTATCAGTCCCTCCGGTCGGGTGATACCGAACGGGCCCGGGGATTATTTGAACAATCGTACGGACAGGCCACCCTTCATGATGACATTCCGCTGAAAATCCGGTCGGGTCTTGCCATGGCCCGTGTGGCCCGGCAGGCTGGCGATCAGATTGCTGCCCGCCGATGGGAAATTCAAAGCCGCAAGCTCATAGATTTATGGGAACCTGATTACCTTATTTACCACACACTTTACCAGGCCGAACGTTTCTGGCTGCTGGGGAGGACCGATTCGATCCGTCAGATCACTGGCGACTTTGATGGTAAGCATCCCTGGCTGGCTGTTCAGTTACAGGCCTACCGGGTGCTGGCTTTCCAGGATCAATCCGGCGTGAAGGATGAAGTCAACCGGCTGGAATCCATGGCCCTTGATCTCTCCGATCCATCCATCAACGAATCAGAAGACCCCGGTGCACTGGCATTTGCCTGGTACACAGCCGGGCGGTCACGATTCAGGCTGGGTGATTACAAATCTGCGCTGGAAAATTACGAACAGGCACGTCTGGCCGATCAGAAGTCGGGTAACGCCTCCGGCCTGGCCGATGATCTGTCTGGAATCGCACAGAGTTATGAAAAGTTGGGAAAGCCCGGCGAGGCCGAATCGGCCGCCCTCCGCTCCTGGGAGATCAATGCGCAGCTGAACCGCCAACCCGACCGTGATTTGTCACAGGCGTTCTGGCTCGAACTCAGACTCGCCCACGATCCATCAGCACGTGTTCAACTCGAACAACTGATGCGGTCCACCACCCATCAGCCGCTGGCCGACCGGTTACGACAGCGATTTTTCCGATAA
- a CDS encoding sodium:proton antiporter — protein sequence MTTEIIIAICGLILLAYLFDVTVSITRIPSVILLLIVGWSVRQLTILLQIPMPDIAQVLPVIGTVGLILIVLEGSLELELSRSKLGVISKTITISLLSVMVFSLGLAFVFQYFSGVSLKIALVNAIPFAVISSAIAIPTAQKFLSKDREFITYESSFSDIIGVILFNFLILNETIGLVSVGQFLLEMTLILLITLVTTLLLALLLGKLKHHVKYLPIIVLIVLIYSLSKLYHLPALIIILLFGLFLGNLNKFRRFGFISRLHPDGMTHDVHKFRDLTVEIAFLVRVLFFLLFGYQIQTSDLINLETLVWALGISLGIYGIRYGLLLLYKVKSPAVFFTAPRGLITILLFLSIPASQVVPPVSNSLIIQVILISAMMLMIGMIGNGGKEKERLEVEPSGKN from the coding sequence ATGACCACCGAAATTATCATTGCCATCTGCGGTTTGATTTTACTTGCTTACCTGTTTGATGTTACCGTATCTATTACCCGAATTCCTTCTGTCATTCTGTTATTGATTGTGGGGTGGTCCGTCAGGCAACTGACCATCTTACTTCAGATTCCCATGCCGGATATAGCTCAGGTCCTCCCCGTGATCGGTACGGTCGGACTCATTCTGATCGTGCTCGAAGGATCCCTCGAGCTTGAACTTTCCCGTTCAAAACTAGGTGTTATCTCAAAAACCATTACCATCTCACTGCTTTCTGTTATGGTGTTCAGCTTAGGACTGGCTTTTGTATTTCAATATTTTTCCGGCGTCAGTTTAAAGATTGCGCTTGTCAACGCCATTCCATTCGCCGTTATCAGCAGTGCCATTGCCATCCCCACCGCTCAGAAGTTCTTGTCAAAAGACAGGGAATTTATTACCTATGAAAGCAGCTTTTCTGATATCATAGGGGTGATCCTGTTTAATTTCCTCATTTTAAATGAGACCATCGGATTGGTTTCAGTCGGTCAGTTTTTATTGGAAATGACCCTCATTCTGTTAATCACCCTGGTAACCACCCTGTTGCTGGCCCTGTTACTTGGCAAACTGAAACACCACGTCAAATACCTGCCAATCATCGTTCTGATTGTTCTCATTTACTCCTTGTCAAAATTATACCACCTTCCTGCGTTGATTATCATACTATTGTTTGGACTGTTTCTCGGAAATCTGAATAAATTCAGGAGGTTCGGGTTCATAAGCAGACTGCATCCGGATGGAATGACACATGATGTGCATAAATTCCGGGACCTGACCGTTGAAATTGCCTTCCTGGTCCGCGTGCTCTTCTTCTTACTTTTCGGCTACCAGATTCAAACCAGTGATCTGATCAATCTGGAAACGCTGGTGTGGGCTTTGGGCATCAGCCTGGGCATTTACGGAATTCGCTATGGGCTTCTTCTTCTGTATAAAGTAAAAAGTCCAGCCGTTTTTTTTACCGCACCACGTGGCCTGATTACCATCCTGTTGTTTCTGAGCATACCCGCCAGTCAGGTCGTACCACCGGTTTCTAATTCCCTGATCATTCAGGTTATTCTGATCTCGGCTATGATGCTGATGATTGGTATGATTGGGAATGGTGGGAAAGAGAAGGAACGATTGGAAGTTGAACCATCCGGGAAGAATTAA
- a CDS encoding ABC transporter permease gives MMNLGELFRLAMDSIRANRLRSILTLIGMAVGVISIIAVMTALGVLQQSVETGLTQLGTNTFQIQRTDAGINTNNRETRKRRPLTYEHCMAVKERATLPKYVGIEAWSFGYMIKSDFDQTKPGVQVAGGDYAFFPNNGYEIGEGRSITEDDVTFDRPVAVLGKDIASILFPNTNPIGQTVRYRGMVFSVVGLMVPRGESFGQSMDNLMVIPITSLLKITGFDHQDIHLTVMAASTEQMEATVDEVYSILRAVRRVEPGLENDFSLFSNDSLIEQFNSFTLTFKIAAAGISLIALLAAGVGIMNIMLVSVTERTREIGIRKAIGATRSSIWIQFISEAIILCQLGGLVGIAAGIGIGNLVALLLDVEPYFPWLWTFIGLMVTSGIGILFGTYPAVKAARLDPVEALRYE, from the coding sequence ATGATGAATCTGGGTGAACTTTTCAGACTGGCCATGGATTCCATCCGGGCGAACCGGCTGCGCAGCATCCTGACGCTGATCGGCATGGCGGTGGGGGTAATCAGTATCATTGCCGTGATGACGGCGCTGGGCGTGTTGCAGCAATCGGTGGAAACGGGTCTCACCCAGTTGGGAACCAATACGTTCCAGATTCAGCGGACCGATGCGGGAATCAATACCAACAACCGCGAAACCCGTAAGCGCAGGCCGTTGACGTATGAACATTGCATGGCCGTAAAAGAACGGGCCACCCTTCCCAAGTATGTTGGAATTGAGGCCTGGAGTTTTGGGTATATGATCAAATCTGATTTTGATCAGACCAAGCCAGGTGTTCAGGTTGCCGGTGGTGATTATGCCTTTTTCCCGAATAACGGCTATGAGATCGGTGAAGGACGGTCTATCACCGAAGACGATGTGACCTTTGACCGGCCCGTGGCTGTTCTTGGAAAGGACATTGCCTCCATCCTGTTTCCCAATACCAATCCCATCGGCCAGACCGTCCGTTACCGCGGAATGGTGTTCTCGGTGGTGGGGCTTATGGTTCCGCGTGGTGAGAGTTTTGGGCAGAGCATGGACAACCTCATGGTGATTCCGATTACCAGCCTGCTTAAAATCACCGGCTTTGACCACCAGGACATTCACCTGACCGTGATGGCGGCCTCGACTGAACAGATGGAAGCGACGGTGGACGAAGTTTACTCGATTCTGCGTGCAGTGCGACGGGTGGAACCAGGTCTGGAAAATGATTTTTCCCTGTTCAGCAACGATTCTCTCATCGAACAATTCAACTCCTTCACACTGACTTTCAAAATTGCTGCGGCGGGAATTTCTCTGATTGCACTGCTGGCGGCAGGTGTGGGAATCATGAATATCATGCTGGTTTCCGTCACCGAGCGAACCCGTGAAATCGGGATCAGAAAAGCCATCGGAGCTACTCGTTCTTCCATCTGGATACAATTTATTTCTGAAGCGATCATCCTGTGTCAGCTGGGTGGATTGGTAGGCATTGCGGCCGGAATCGGAATCGGAAACCTGGTGGCTCTGCTTCTTGATGTGGAACCTTATTTCCCCTGGCTCTGGACGTTTATCGGTCTGATGGTGACCAGTGGAATCGGGATTCTGTTCGGAACCTATCCTGCAGTCAAAGCCGCCCGGCTCGATCCGGTTGAAGCGCTGAGATACGAATAA
- a CDS encoding ABC transporter permease, translating to MKRFLIQTWESVRIAMQSIRANKLRSLLTTLGIIIGIVSVTSMNMMMSGIDNAFQSTLTMIGNDVLYVQKFPWFINNDEFWVYRNRPELKEEYTDAIREQSRFAMYVVPRAFTGSEIRRNENSVSGLAVMGVVEDELKISGSDIAEGRFITTAENDAARDVIVLGADVEKSLFPGESAIGQKVILQNRPYTVIGVLARQGKFLGVFSRDNQVMVPFNTFKKYFGIRRGIQIAVKVTSAAVVEDAKEELTLILSRLRRLGPGEEPNFAINQQEAFKQQLDGISAGIYGVGIFITSLSLIVGMIGVMNIMFVSVKERTREIGIRKALGATRRMVLAQFLIEAMTISSLGGLIGLALSAVLKFVIDSFFVAQMPLDVILISIILSLLVGLIAGYLPANAAAKQDPIEALRYE from the coding sequence ATGAAACGATTTCTCATTCAGACCTGGGAAAGTGTCCGGATTGCCATGCAAAGCATCCGGGCCAACAAACTGCGGTCGCTTCTGACGACGCTCGGTATCATCATCGGTATTGTATCGGTAACAAGCATGAACATGATGATGAGCGGGATCGACAATGCGTTCCAGTCGACGCTTACCATGATTGGTAATGATGTGCTTTACGTTCAGAAATTCCCCTGGTTTATCAACAACGATGAGTTCTGGGTATACAGAAACCGTCCCGAGCTGAAAGAAGAATACACCGACGCCATCAGGGAACAATCCCGTTTTGCCATGTATGTGGTTCCCCGTGCCTTTACGGGCAGCGAGATCAGACGTAACGAAAACAGTGTCTCTGGTCTGGCCGTGATGGGAGTGGTGGAAGATGAACTCAAAATATCGGGGTCCGATATAGCGGAGGGACGTTTCATCACCACTGCCGAAAATGATGCTGCCCGCGATGTGATTGTTCTCGGAGCCGATGTTGAAAAGTCACTTTTCCCGGGTGAATCGGCCATCGGGCAGAAAGTCATTTTACAGAACCGACCTTATACCGTCATTGGTGTTCTGGCCCGGCAGGGAAAATTCCTGGGTGTTTTCAGCCGCGACAACCAGGTGATGGTGCCGTTTAACACCTTCAAAAAATATTTTGGAATCCGCCGCGGAATTCAGATTGCTGTGAAGGTAACCAGTGCGGCGGTTGTTGAGGATGCCAAGGAGGAACTGACCCTGATCCTGAGCCGGCTCAGACGACTCGGCCCGGGTGAGGAACCCAATTTCGCCATCAACCAGCAGGAAGCTTTCAAACAGCAGTTGGATGGAATCTCGGCGGGCATTTACGGAGTCGGCATCTTTATCACCTCACTTTCCCTGATTGTGGGAATGATCGGGGTCATGAACATCATGTTTGTGTCGGTGAAAGAACGGACCCGAGAAATCGGTATCCGAAAGGCACTCGGGGCCACCCGCCGGATGGTGCTTGCTCAGTTTCTCATTGAGGCCATGACCATCAGTTCTTTGGGCGGACTGATCGGACTGGCTCTGTCGGCGGTGCTTAAGTTTGTGATTGACTCCTTCTTTGTGGCTCAGATGCCACTGGATGTGATTCTTATTTCCATCATTCTCTCCCTGCTGGTGGGTCTGATTGCCGGCTACCTGCCGGCCAACGCGGCAGCCAAACAGGATCCCATTGAAGCGCTGAGGTACGAATGA
- a CDS encoding ABC transporter ATP-binding protein — MSPENQLIYIENMTKVYIMGTQEVHALRGVSLAIGKNEYVAVMGPSGSGKSTLMNMFGCLDTPTSGTYLFKGEDVSAMSDNELARIRNKEIGFVFQTFNLLPRSNALHNVELPLIYGGYSSSERRERAIHALESVGLADRMHHKPNELSGGQRQRVAIARALVTEPSIILADEPTGALDTRTGEEIMQLFEELYRKGNTIIVVTHEEDIARHARRVIRLRDGHIESDQTQIPVSKASEAIPA, encoded by the coding sequence ATGTCACCAGAAAACCAACTTATTTACATCGAGAACATGACCAAGGTGTACATCATGGGTACACAGGAAGTGCATGCACTCCGTGGGGTCAGTCTCGCCATCGGAAAAAACGAATATGTGGCTGTCATGGGCCCTTCCGGTTCGGGGAAGTCCACCCTGATGAACATGTTCGGCTGTCTGGACACTCCAACCTCGGGCACTTATCTCTTTAAGGGAGAGGACGTGTCGGCCATGAGTGATAATGAGCTGGCACGGATCCGTAACAAAGAGATCGGATTTGTGTTTCAGACGTTTAATCTGCTTCCCCGCTCGAATGCATTGCACAATGTGGAGCTTCCCTTGATTTATGGGGGATATTCATCTTCAGAGAGGCGGGAACGGGCCATTCATGCACTGGAAAGTGTGGGACTGGCCGACCGGATGCATCATAAGCCCAACGAATTGTCGGGTGGTCAGCGGCAGCGGGTGGCCATTGCCCGGGCACTGGTCACTGAACCTTCCATTATTCTGGCCGATGAACCCACCGGTGCCCTCGATACACGGACCGGTGAAGAAATCATGCAGCTGTTCGAAGAATTGTACCGGAAAGGGAACACCATTATTGTGGTGACCCACGAAGAAGACATTGCGCGTCATGCACGGCGGGTGATCCGTCTGCGCGACGGCCATATCGAGTCTGATCAGACCCAGATACCGGTCAGCAAAGCGTCCGAAGCCATTCCGGCCTGA